CAATCGGGAGACTTGTAAAGCAGTATAACAAGATTTATATCGTGGATGCGATGAGCAGCTTTGGCGGGATAGAGATTTCAATGAAGAACATAGGGATTGATTTCTTAATCAGCAGTGCGAATAAATGCATACAAGGTGTCCCGGGTTTTGGGTTTATTATTGCTGCTCGATATGAGCTTAATAAATGTGCGAATCAGGCCCGATCCTTGTCGCTCGATCTATATGATCAGTGGGTCACAATGGAGGATGAACAGGGAAAGTGGCGTTTTACATCTCCAACACATACGGTCCATGCCTTCAAGCAAGCCCTTGAGGAACTGAAGGAAGAAGGTGGGATAACAGCGAGGGGTGAGCGCTATCGCACCAATCAAAGAAGACTTGTAAGGGGCATGAGGACGTTAGGATTTGAGACCTTGCTACCGGATGTCAATCAATCACCGATCATTACATCATTCCTTGAGCCGGTCCATGATTCGTTTCGTTTCCAAGATTTTTATATGAAATTAAAAGAACAAGGATTTGTGATCTACCCTGGTAAAGTTACAAATCAGTCAACGTTCCGGATTGGCAATATTGGAGCCATCAACGAAGAAGATATTGAGCGCCTTTTAGAAGCGATTGAAAAGAGTATGTATTGGCTAGAGCCAATAGGTTAAAAAGAAGCCTTTTCACCTAAGAGAATTTTTAGAGAGTTAAGAGTTCACGAAGAAATTGTTTCAGGTCATAATATGTTTAAGTTGGATTGAAGCGTTACAATAGAGAAAGTAGAACGTTTAGAGGAGGAACTGAAAGTGTCATTGGTAGCAGAAGAGAGAAAGAGAAAGATTGTTCAGTTGTTAAATGATAAAGGAAAAGTGCGTGTGAATGAATTAGCCGAGATGCTAGATGTCTCAACGGAAACGATTCGACGGCACCTGGATGACCTTGAGAATGAACATAAACTGAAGAAAGTGTACGGGGGAGCGATTCGTGTGCAGTTAGAAACTGAACTCCCGCACTATGAGCGAACTTCAATTCGAACATCAGAGAAACAGCTGATTGGTAGACTTGCAGCAGAGCAAGTTCAGGATCATGATGTGATTGTAATTGATGAAGGGAGTACGCCGCTTCAATTAATTCCTTTCCTTACGCACAAGAACAATCTCACCATTATGACAAGTTCGGTACCTGCTTTAAATATGCTTATTGATTATAAGAAGAAGCAACTCATCGATGCAAGAGTGATCTTCATAGGCGGAGAAGTAGATGCAGATCATTTACGTGTATCTGGCCCAATTGCGGAGAAGATCATGGATGATTTCTATGTAGACAAGGCGTTTATTGCGACCGACGGTGTTGATATACGCTATGGGATAACAAGCTATGATCCGAATAAGGCTATGTTTACGAGAAAACTTATCGAGCATGCGGATGAAACGTTTATTTTGGCTGATCACTCTAAGATAGGTCAACGAACTTATGCGAAAATGGCGAACCTTGAAGACGTTTTTGCTGTCATTTGTAATCAGTCAGCTCCAGCTCATTGGAATGGTGATTTAGAACATTATGAAACAAATTGGATTTCCCCTCAGGCCAGAGAATAGAGTATCTGGCTTTTTTAATATTAAAATTTAAAAGTGAAAGAATGGAACCTTTCTTTCGGAAGGTTTCCCCTTAACAATCTCCAAGGAACTGACGAAATATAAGGTAGACATGTATATAAAAAGTAGCTTTTACGTTACGCAGGGGGAGAACAATTTTAATGCCACTACTTAGTTTATTGACCAAAAGAGAGAAGCGCCAACATGAAGAGATGAACGTAGAAGGATTTGATGTTTGTCTTGAAGTTCCTGAGGAGATCAGAAGACAGCTTGATGTGATCGGACTAAATGAGAGAGATCTACAAGTGATGAGATGGCTAGAGCCGATCGTTTGTAATCATATTGATGAAATTACAGAAGAGTTTTATGCCAATATTACCAAGCAACCGAATTTATTAGAAATTATTGATCATCATAGTACGCTTGAACGTTTGAAATCGACGTTGAAACAGCATATAGAAGAGCTGTTTAATGGCCAAGTAGATAAGAATTTCCTCGAGAAGCGGTATCGCATTGCGTTTGCTCACGTGCGTGTAGGGTTGGAAACGAAGTGGTATGTAGGGGCGTTTCAAAGCCTGTTAAATTCTTCGTTTGATATCCTGAAAACTGAGGTGAAAGATCCTGACCATTTCTGCGAATCGATTCAATCACTGACAAAGATGCTGAACTTCGAACAACAGCTCGTCATTGAGGCTTACGAACAGGAACATAAAAGGCTTCGTCATGAACAACAAGAGCAGGCGGAAGAACTGCACCGCAAAGTTCGTGATGTAGCCCATGAGTTAGCCGGTACTTCTCAGGAAACTAGTTCCTCGATCACCGAGCTTACATCTCAATCTTATAATGTGAAAGAAATGGCGAACCAGGGTATTGAATTAGCTAAGAAATCTGAACACGCCTCAGAAACCGGAAAAAGGCAAGTGGAGTATCAAAATGAGAATATGGAAAACATGGAACAAGGCATGGAAAGAATCACAAAGAATGCACAAGGGTTAAGGGATGTTTCGAAACGCATTACGGAAGTGATTGATATTGTGAGTGGGATCGCTGAGCAAACGAATCTGCTTGCTTTAAATGCTTCTATTGAATCTGCACGTGCAGGGGAGTATGGAAAAGGGTTTGCGGTGGTAGCTGAAGAGATTCGAAAACTTTCTGAACAGACGAAAGACTCTACGTCGACGGTTGCTGATTTGATTAAGGATGTGAATCAGCAGAGTGCCCACGTAACAGAATCGATTGATAATATACGTTCGTTTGTAGAACTAGGGAAGGACAGCATGAAGGAGACAACGGACTCGTTTGGTACGATTTTAACGGATATGCGAGAGACAGTTCAGCAAAATGAGCGGATTGATCAAGAGATTAGACAATTACTTGAGAATATTAAAGAGATGGATGAAGCGTCTGCAACTGTAGCCTCCTCAGCCGATCGTTTAACTCAAATGACCGAACAAATGTAAGAGAAAGACTTGTCTCCATTGGAGGAGACAAGTCTTTTTATACTTCTACTTTTTCTGTGTTTCGCTTGACTAAATCATTCCAGTCAATGGTGTAGAGATTGAGAAGACTCTCGAGTTTATGAACTAAACCTAGAGTGAGGAAGCCATTTCCTTGCCCTTGCTGGGTACTTCCTATTGGAGCCGTACGTTTAATCAGTTGGGCATAAACCTCTGCTTCTGAGAGTTTTCTATTTAATTGCTTTTCAGCGAGGTGAATGAGTAATGCCAATGCACCAGATACGTGTGGAGTGGCCATAGAAGTACCTGATAGCCTTGCGTACCTTCCATCTGTGTAGGTAGAGAGAATATTGACACCTGGTGCTACAAGGTCAATCTCATCATTGGTATTCGTGAAGTCAGCGATGTTTCGATTAAAGTCAGCAGCCCCGACTTGAATCACTTCGTTGTAGGCGCCAGGATAGGCATATTCATTGGTGTTCTCACGTCCGTCCCCTTCGTTTCCGGCGGCACAAACGACGGATATTCCGGAATCGACAGCTGATTTGATCGCCTCGTGAAGTTCTGGAACATCTTTAGGGCCGCCTAGAGACATGGACATCACTCGCACTTTCTCACCATCTGGACCTTCCCATTCTCGTGCATAGTTTATAGCGTCAATGATCCAATCATAGTTGCCACGGCCATCGCCTGTTAATACTTTAAGAACAAGCAGCTGGCTTGCTGGAGCAACACCTACGACGCCTTTTGTTGTTTCAGATGCAGCGATTGTCCCTGCGACATGCGTACCGTGACCGTTGTTGTCAGCGTAATTGGTCTCGTCACTATCGTAATCTGTCGTAAAGTTACGTCCGTCG
The nucleotide sequence above comes from Pontibacillus chungwhensis. Encoded proteins:
- the phnW gene encoding 2-aminoethylphosphonate--pyruvate transaminase, giving the protein MNFYNDQNPYLLLTPGPLSTSSGVREAMLRDWCTWDDEYKSLVQSIRSDLLTIGRVSSEDYTTVLMQGSGTFSVESVLGTAIPSEGKLLVIANGAYGNRIATIAERLNIPVTVVCGEESSAPDLVGIERELREDQSITHVAVVHCETTTGMVNPIEAIGRLVKQYNKIYIVDAMSSFGGIEISMKNIGIDFLISSANKCIQGVPGFGFIIAARYELNKCANQARSLSLDLYDQWVTMEDEQGKWRFTSPTHTVHAFKQALEELKEEGGITARGERYRTNQRRLVRGMRTLGFETLLPDVNQSPIITSFLEPVHDSFRFQDFYMKLKEQGFVIYPGKVTNQSTFRIGNIGAINEEDIERLLEAIEKSMYWLEPIG
- a CDS encoding DeoR/GlpR family DNA-binding transcription regulator, which translates into the protein MSLVAEERKRKIVQLLNDKGKVRVNELAEMLDVSTETIRRHLDDLENEHKLKKVYGGAIRVQLETELPHYERTSIRTSEKQLIGRLAAEQVQDHDVIVIDEGSTPLQLIPFLTHKNNLTIMTSSVPALNMLIDYKKKQLIDARVIFIGGEVDADHLRVSGPIAEKIMDDFYVDKAFIATDGVDIRYGITSYDPNKAMFTRKLIEHADETFILADHSKIGQRTYAKMANLEDVFAVICNQSAPAHWNGDLEHYETNWISPQARE
- a CDS encoding globin-coupled sensor protein yields the protein MPLLSLLTKREKRQHEEMNVEGFDVCLEVPEEIRRQLDVIGLNERDLQVMRWLEPIVCNHIDEITEEFYANITKQPNLLEIIDHHSTLERLKSTLKQHIEELFNGQVDKNFLEKRYRIAFAHVRVGLETKWYVGAFQSLLNSSFDILKTEVKDPDHFCESIQSLTKMLNFEQQLVIEAYEQEHKRLRHEQQEQAEELHRKVRDVAHELAGTSQETSSSITELTSQSYNVKEMANQGIELAKKSEHASETGKRQVEYQNENMENMEQGMERITKNAQGLRDVSKRITEVIDIVSGIAEQTNLLALNASIESARAGEYGKGFAVVAEEIRKLSEQTKDSTSTVADLIKDVNQQSAHVTESIDNIRSFVELGKDSMKETTDSFGTILTDMRETVQQNERIDQEIRQLLENIKEMDEASATVASSADRLTQMTEQM
- a CDS encoding S8 family peptidase; its protein translation is MENMYLIPYKTEDVFESTSMIPEGVRMIEAPAIWEQTSKGKGSVVAVIDTGCQLDHPNLKGQIIDGRNFTTDYDSDETNYADNNGHGTHVAGTIAASETTKGVVGVAPASQLLVLKVLTGDGRGNYDWIIDAINYAREWEGPDGEKVRVMSMSLGGPKDVPELHEAIKSAVDSGISVVCAAGNEGDGRENTNEYAYPGAYNEVIQVGAADFNRNIADFTNTNDEIDLVAPGVNILSTYTDGRYARLSGTSMATPHVSGALALLIHLAEKQLNRKLSEAEVYAQLIKRTAPIGSTQQGQGNGFLTLGLVHKLESLLNLYTIDWNDLVKRNTEKVEV